The Mercurialis annua linkage group LG8, ddMerAnnu1.2, whole genome shotgun sequence genome window below encodes:
- the LOC126661266 gene encoding uncharacterized protein LOC126661266: MATGASPSPFLYQNGVISHSTTTPSVTQFLESNPGAYTTTRTHNNANSLLFWPQHLQRLSNSTSILITSTPQFFFKNLKFNPNSPVFRPTWESKIKSMVNDSVKKVLPLALEERKFGEELAITALVSGDFEKLEKIEDLGCENCDVGLFDVCLHIGKYVPFVFGVRGNGANLAVVGYGRSFAQAKYSHWVRLRNPLEKLRPPSVTELLLSDDGDHILEGCVTNFFVVCYKDSKEVKRDCFYEDGNKVQFEVQTAPISDGVLPGIIRQLVIEVCLSKGIPVREVAPSWSARDSWKEAFITNSLRIVQHVEKIQVPTSWELIKQKTFERRSIFWRILG; the protein is encoded by the exons ATGGCAACCGGCGCTTCCCCTTCACCGTTCCTCTACCAAAACGGCGTCATTTCACACTCCACAACCACTCCATCAGTCACCCAATTCCTAGAATCCAACCCAGGCGCATACACCACAACAAGAACTCACAACAATGCAAATTCTCTCCTATTTTGGccccaacatttacaaagacTTTCAAATTCCACCTCAATTCTTATCACTTCAACCCCCcaatttttcttcaaaaacCTTAAATTTAATCCCAACAGCCCAGTTTTTAGACCAACTTGGGAGTCCAAGATCAAGTCTATGGTTAATGATTCAGTGAAAAAGGTGCTGCCTTTGGCTTTGGAAGAGAGAAAATTTGGGGAGGAATTGGCAATTACTGCTCTTGTTAGTGGGGATTTTGAGAAATTGGAAAAGATTGAGGACTTGGGTTGTGAAAATTGTGATGTTGGTTTGTTTGATGTGTGTTTGCATATTGGAAAGTATGTTCCTTTTGTTTTTGGTGTTAGAGGAAATGGTGCTAATTTAGCTGTTGTTGGGTATGGTAGGAGTTTTGCTCAAGCTAAATATTCTCATTGGGTAAG GTTAAGGAACCCTTTGGAGAAATTGAGGCCTCCTTCAGTGACTGAGCTTTTGTTATCCGACGATGGTGATCATATACTTGAAGGTTGTGTCACCAATTTCTTTGTCGTTTGCTACAAG GACAGCAAGGAAGTCAAGAGGGACTGCTTTTACGAGGATGGCAATAAAGTTCAATTTGAAGTGCAGACAGCCCCAATTAGCGATGGTGTCCTTCCTGGAATTATTCGCCAACTGGTCATTGA AGTGTGTTTAAGCAAAGGAATTCCTGTTCGGGAAGTTGCACCATCGTGGTCTGCGCGGGATTCTTGGAAAGAGGCTTTTATTACAA ATAGCTTGAGAATTGTACAGCATGTGGAGAAAAttcaagttccaacttcatgggaattaataaaacaaaaaactttCGAGAGGAGAAGCATTTTTTG GAGGATCCTGGGATGA